Proteins encoded within one genomic window of Streptomyces sp. NBC_01314:
- a CDS encoding sugar ABC transporter permease produces the protein MSDTSKTVKSDSAKTVEGAAEGQTTVAPADDPTAAPVTVVDPRLLIREEGLKGYVTEFKRKVKGGELGSLPVVIGLIVIWTIFQLQNDRFLSADNLSSISYYLSATGMLAIGLVFVLLLGEIDLSVGSVSGLASTVFAVFAVSNGMNAWLALVLAILTGIVIGALQGWFFARIGVPAFVVTLAGFLGWNGLMLWLLGDSGTINIPSDTGPVHLLGQSSFFMDQAIIGAYLLAGVAVVLSLVGNLSEQRRRRAAGVPFRPTSEILLRVGALAVASFAAAVVLNDASGVSNALVIFLVALVIVDFVLRRTTYGRKVFAVGGGIEAARRAGINVPMVRISVFAISGGFAAIGGMFFAGQTASATLSAGSGNTLMLAIAAAVIGGTSLFGGRGSVWSALLGMLVIQSIQTGLDLLNMNQSIQYMITGAVLLGAVVIDSVSRKSQKAAGRA, from the coding sequence GTGAGCGACACGTCCAAGACCGTGAAGAGTGATTCCGCGAAGACCGTCGAGGGCGCGGCGGAGGGCCAGACCACGGTCGCTCCCGCCGACGACCCCACGGCGGCCCCGGTCACCGTCGTCGATCCGCGTCTGCTGATCCGCGAAGAGGGCCTCAAGGGCTACGTCACCGAGTTCAAGCGCAAGGTGAAGGGCGGCGAGCTGGGCTCGCTGCCGGTGGTCATCGGCCTGATCGTCATCTGGACGATCTTCCAGCTGCAGAACGACCGCTTCCTGAGCGCCGACAACCTTTCGAGCATCAGCTACTACCTCTCGGCCACCGGCATGCTCGCCATCGGCCTGGTGTTCGTGCTGCTGCTCGGCGAGATCGACCTGTCCGTGGGCTCGGTCAGCGGTCTGGCCTCCACCGTGTTCGCCGTGTTCGCGGTGAGCAACGGCATGAATGCCTGGCTGGCGCTGGTCCTCGCGATCCTCACCGGTATCGTCATCGGCGCGCTGCAGGGCTGGTTCTTCGCCAGGATCGGAGTGCCGGCGTTCGTCGTCACCCTGGCCGGCTTCCTCGGCTGGAACGGCCTGATGCTGTGGCTGCTGGGTGACAGCGGCACGATCAACATCCCGTCCGACACGGGTCCGGTCCACCTGCTCGGCCAGAGCTCCTTCTTCATGGACCAGGCCATCATCGGCGCGTACCTCCTGGCCGGTGTCGCCGTCGTCCTCTCTCTCGTCGGCAACCTCAGCGAGCAGCGCCGCCGCCGGGCCGCGGGCGTGCCGTTCCGGCCGACCAGCGAGATCCTGCTGCGCGTCGGCGCGCTCGCCGTCGCGTCCTTCGCCGCCGCCGTCGTGCTCAACGACGCGTCCGGTGTGTCCAACGCGCTGGTGATCTTCCTCGTGGCGCTGGTGATCGTGGACTTCGTGCTGCGTCGTACGACCTACGGCCGCAAGGTCTTCGCGGTCGGCGGCGGCATCGAGGCCGCCCGCCGTGCCGGTATCAACGTGCCGATGGTCCGGATCTCCGTGTTCGCCATCTCCGGTGGCTTCGCGGCGATCGGCGGCATGTTCTTCGCCGGGCAGACCGCGAGCGCGACGCTGTCCGCCGGCAGCGGCAACACGCTGATGCTCGCGATCGCCGCGGCCGTCATCGGCGGTACCAGCCTCTTCGGTGGGCGTGGGTCGGTGTGGTCGGCGCTGCTCGGCATGCTGGTCATCCAGTCGATCCAGACGGGACTCGACCTGCTGAACATGAACCAGTCGATCCAGTACATGATCACGGGTGCGGTTCTGCTGGGTGCGGTCGTCATCGACTCCGTCTCCCGCAAGAGCCAGAAGGCGGCGGGTCGCGCGTAG
- the dxs gene encoding 1-deoxy-D-xylulose-5-phosphate synthase — protein MPLLTRIRGPRDLDRLSLEELDRLAEEIRTFLVEAVSKTGGHLGPNLGVVELTIALHRVFDSPKDKVLWDTGHQSYVHKLLTGRQDFSRLKMKGGLSGYPSQAESEHDVIENSHASTVLGWADGLAKANQVLKRDDHVVAVIGDGALTGGMAWEALNNIADAKDRPLVIVVNDNERSYAPTIGGLANHLATLRTTDGYERFLARGKDLLERTPVVGRPLYETLHGAKKGLKDFIAPQGMFEDLGLKYVGPIDGHDIEALESALARAKRFGGPVIVHCLTEKGRGYQPALQDEADRFHAVGKIHPDTGLPIASSGADWTSVFGEEMVKLGKEREDIVAITAAMLQPVGLDKFAKAFPDRVYDVGIAEQHAAVSAAGLATGGVHPVFAVYATFLNRAFDQVLMDVALHKCGVTFVLDRAGVTGTDGASHNGMWDMSILQVVPGLRLAAPRDADQVRAQLREAVEVTDAPTVVRFSKGAVGPAVPALRRVGGMDVLREPGTDTPDVLLVSVGALAPMCLEIAGLLDKQGITTTVVDPRWVKPVDEHMAPLADKHRVVVTVEDNSRVGGVGSAVAQALRDAGVDIPLRDFGIPPRFLDHATRAEVLAEIGLTAPDIARQVTGLVSKIDGRFGDAAAEVEPARD, from the coding sequence GTGCCGCTGCTGACCCGCATCAGGGGACCGCGCGATCTGGACCGGCTCAGCCTGGAGGAGTTGGACCGGCTGGCGGAGGAGATCCGGACCTTCCTCGTGGAGGCGGTGTCGAAGACCGGCGGCCACCTCGGCCCGAACCTCGGCGTGGTCGAGCTCACCATCGCCCTGCACCGGGTCTTCGACTCGCCCAAGGACAAGGTGCTCTGGGACACGGGCCACCAGTCCTACGTCCACAAGCTCCTCACCGGTCGTCAGGACTTCTCCCGGCTGAAGATGAAGGGCGGCCTCTCCGGCTACCCCTCGCAGGCCGAGTCCGAGCACGACGTCATCGAGAACAGCCACGCCTCCACGGTGCTGGGCTGGGCCGACGGCCTCGCCAAGGCCAACCAGGTGCTGAAACGCGACGACCACGTGGTCGCGGTCATCGGCGACGGCGCGCTCACCGGCGGTATGGCCTGGGAGGCGCTCAACAACATCGCGGACGCCAAGGACAGGCCCCTGGTCATCGTCGTCAACGACAACGAGCGCTCGTACGCGCCGACCATCGGCGGGCTCGCCAACCACCTGGCCACCCTGCGCACGACCGACGGCTACGAGCGGTTCCTGGCCCGCGGCAAGGACCTGCTGGAGCGGACGCCCGTCGTCGGCCGGCCCCTCTACGAGACGCTGCACGGCGCCAAGAAGGGGCTGAAGGACTTCATCGCCCCGCAGGGCATGTTCGAGGATCTGGGACTCAAGTACGTCGGGCCGATCGACGGGCACGACATCGAGGCGCTGGAGTCCGCGCTCGCCCGCGCCAAGCGGTTCGGCGGGCCGGTCATCGTGCACTGCCTCACCGAGAAGGGCCGCGGCTACCAGCCCGCCCTCCAGGACGAGGCGGACCGCTTCCACGCCGTCGGCAAGATCCACCCGGACACGGGTCTGCCGATCGCCTCCTCCGGCGCCGACTGGACCTCCGTCTTCGGCGAGGAGATGGTCAAACTCGGCAAGGAGCGCGAGGACATCGTCGCCATCACGGCGGCCATGCTCCAGCCGGTCGGCCTCGACAAGTTCGCCAAGGCCTTCCCCGACCGCGTGTACGACGTAGGTATCGCCGAGCAGCACGCCGCCGTCTCGGCGGCGGGCCTCGCCACGGGCGGGGTGCACCCCGTCTTCGCGGTGTACGCCACCTTCCTCAACCGTGCCTTCGACCAGGTGCTGATGGATGTCGCCCTGCACAAGTGCGGGGTGACGTTCGTGCTCGACCGCGCCGGTGTCACCGGCACCGACGGGGCCTCGCACAACGGCATGTGGGACATGTCGATCCTCCAGGTCGTGCCCGGGCTCAGGCTCGCCGCGCCGCGTGACGCCGACCAGGTCCGCGCCCAGCTGCGCGAGGCCGTCGAGGTCACCGACGCGCCGACCGTGGTGCGCTTCTCCAAGGGCGCCGTCGGCCCCGCCGTACCCGCCCTGCGCCGCGTCGGCGGCATGGACGTGCTGCGTGAGCCGGGCACCGACACCCCGGACGTCCTCCTCGTCTCCGTCGGCGCCCTCGCGCCGATGTGCCTGGAGATCGCGGGCCTGCTCGACAAGCAGGGCATCACCACGACCGTCGTCGACCCGCGCTGGGTCAAGCCGGTCGACGAACACATGGCGCCGCTCGCCGACAAGCACCGCGTGGTCGTCACCGTCGAGGACAACTCCCGGGTCGGCGGCGTCGGCTCGGCCGTCGCCCAGGCGCTGCGTGACGCCGGGGTCGACATCCCGCTGCGCGACTTCGGCATCCCGCCGCGCTTCCTCGACCACGCCACCCGCGCCGAGGTCCTGGCCGAGATCGGGCTCACCGCGCCCGACATCGCCCGCCAGGTCACCGGGCTGGTCTCCAAGATCGACGGCCGGTTCGGCGACGCCGCCGCGGAGGTGGAGCCCGCGCGCGACTGA